One window of Tepidanaerobacter acetatoxydans Re1 genomic DNA carries:
- a CDS encoding helix-turn-helix transcriptional regulator — MARRSNQKLKILYLLKILWENTDEENAMTLKDIIAELDRYGIPSERKSIYDDIDTLRFFGVDVVSRRARTTEYFIASRIFELPELKLLVDAVQCSKFITYKKSEELIKKISSFTSRHRAKLLQRQVYVADRVKTVNENIYYNVDRIYLAIAQDKQISFRYFEYTIDKEKKFRKNGKKYITSPYALSWDNENYYLITFSEKYQDFTHYRVDKMSDIEIIEQPRIVLPNNEKFNIAEYSKKVFYMFGGEEKTVEMQFDNSLVNVVIDRFGQNVYLGKADESSFIMRAEVIVSPTFFSWVFQFCDKVKIINPKEVAQKYKEYLNETLSRY; from the coding sequence GTGGCAAGGCGTTCAAATCAAAAATTAAAGATACTTTACCTTTTGAAGATACTATGGGAAAACACTGATGAGGAAAATGCCATGACGCTAAAAGATATTATAGCTGAGCTAGATAGATATGGTATTCCTTCCGAAAGAAAGTCCATTTACGATGACATTGACACATTACGTTTTTTTGGTGTTGATGTAGTTTCCAGAAGGGCTAGGACCACAGAATATTTTATAGCAAGTAGAATTTTCGAATTGCCTGAATTAAAGCTACTTGTAGATGCTGTCCAATGTTCAAAATTTATTACTTATAAAAAAAGCGAAGAACTTATAAAGAAGATTTCAAGCTTTACAAGCAGACACAGGGCAAAACTGCTTCAACGTCAAGTGTATGTAGCAGATAGAGTAAAAACAGTAAACGAAAACATCTACTACAATGTGGATAGGATTTATCTGGCAATTGCTCAGGACAAGCAAATTTCATTTCGGTATTTTGAGTACACCATAGATAAAGAAAAGAAATTCCGCAAGAATGGCAAAAAATATATAACCAGCCCTTATGCTCTGTCATGGGACAATGAAAACTACTATCTAATAACCTTCTCTGAAAAGTACCAGGACTTTACACATTACCGAGTTGATAAAATGAGCGATATCGAAATTATCGAACAGCCCAGAATAGTCCTGCCGAATAATGAGAAATTTAATATAGCTGAGTACTCAAAGAAAGTTTTTTATATGTTTGGCGGGGAGGAGAAAACTGTAGAAATGCAGTTTGACAACTCTTTAGTCAATGTAGTAATTGACCGTTTCGGCCAGAATGTATATTTGGGAAAAGCCGACGAAAGCAGCTTTATAATGAGGGCTGAAGTAATAGTTAGTCCTACCTTTTTCTCATGGGTTTTCCAGTTCTGTGATAAAGTAAAAATAATAAATCCTAAAGAAGTGGCTCAGAAGTATAAAGAATATTTAAATGAAACATTAAGTCGATATTAA
- a CDS encoding FeoA family protein yields MAQPLVFFSEGTRGRIYDICGGREVSKRLFEMGLNKGQEIEVVKNDAGPVVVGLNGSRIAVGRGMAFKILLDTIDN; encoded by the coding sequence ATGGCTCAGCCTTTGGTGTTTTTTTCTGAAGGAACCCGTGGTAGGATTTATGATATCTGTGGCGGCCGAGAAGTTTCTAAGCGTCTTTTTGAAATGGGATTAAATAAGGGGCAGGAGATCGAAGTTGTCAAAAATGATGCCGGACCTGTAGTGGTCGGTTTAAATGGCAGCAGAATCGCAGTTGGTAGAGGTATGGCCTTTAAGATATTATTAGATACAATTGATAATTGA
- the nagZ gene encoding beta-N-acetylhexosaminidase encodes MNYKLLLIIIVLSIVVVYGCESYNNQAVKDQDHIIDQDADIVDPLKEQIAQMTIDEKVGQMVMVGLEGYEKDQYSQEMIEKYKVGGFIFFERNIRDAYQTLTLINSLKEANKENAIPLFIAVDEEGGRVTRMPEEFIKLPASRLIGRINNEELCFKIGNVIGEELKSLGFNMNFAPVLDIDSNPANPVIGDRSFSSNEQTVSKLGTATMKGIQTNVISAVKHFPGHGDTSTDSHIGLPVVNCDLERLKSFELVPFASAVENGADMVMVAHILLPEIDEENPATLSKSIITDILRSEMKFDKVVITDDMTMGAITENFDIGDAAVKSIMAGADIILVCHDHEKQVKVLEALKQAAVDGIITEDELDMHIYRILKLKQKYNLNDEKIESVDVEKINEKIRDILGKDFCALKFL; translated from the coding sequence ATGAATTATAAGTTATTACTTATCATAATAGTATTGTCAATAGTAGTAGTATATGGCTGCGAAAGCTATAATAACCAAGCAGTAAAAGACCAAGATCACATCATTGACCAAGATGCTGATATTGTTGATCCGTTAAAAGAACAGATTGCACAGATGACAATAGATGAGAAAGTGGGCCAGATGGTCATGGTAGGTCTTGAAGGATATGAAAAAGACCAATATTCTCAGGAAATGATAGAGAAATACAAAGTTGGAGGATTCATATTTTTTGAACGAAATATAAGGGATGCCTATCAGACATTGACTCTTATAAACTCATTAAAGGAAGCAAATAAAGAAAATGCAATTCCACTTTTCATTGCCGTTGATGAGGAAGGCGGAAGGGTCACCCGGATGCCGGAGGAATTTATAAAACTGCCTGCAAGCAGACTTATTGGCAGAATAAACAATGAGGAGCTTTGCTTTAAAATCGGAAACGTCATAGGTGAAGAACTAAAATCGCTGGGCTTTAATATGAATTTTGCACCGGTTTTAGATATAGACAGCAATCCGGCAAATCCTGTCATAGGCGATAGGTCTTTTAGCTCTAATGAGCAAACAGTCAGTAAACTAGGTACTGCCACTATGAAGGGAATCCAAACCAATGTAATCTCAGCAGTCAAACACTTTCCCGGCCATGGAGATACATCGACAGATTCTCATATAGGACTGCCTGTTGTAAATTGTGATTTAGAAAGGCTTAAAAGTTTTGAACTTGTGCCTTTTGCCAGTGCCGTAGAAAACGGTGCGGATATGGTGATGGTGGCGCACATATTACTACCTGAGATTGATGAAGAAAACCCCGCTACGCTTTCAAAAAGTATAATAACCGATATTTTAAGATCCGAAATGAAATTTGACAAAGTTGTAATTACTGATGATATGACGATGGGGGCAATAACGGAAAATTTCGATATAGGTGATGCAGCAGTGAAATCAATAATGGCAGGAGCGGATATTATCCTTGTGTGTCATGATCATGAAAAGCAGGTAAAAGTCTTGGAGGCATTAAAACAGGCGGCGGTAGACGGGATTATTACCGAAGATGAGCTTGATATGCATATATACAGGATATTAAAGTTAAAACAAAAATACAATTTAAACGATGAGAAGATAGAGTCAGTGGATGTAGAAAAGATAAATGAAAAAATCAGAGATATTTTAGGAAAGGACTTTTGTGCCCTTAAGTTTCTTTAA
- a CDS encoding ArsR/SmtB family transcription factor, translating to MDIDMDRFAKIAEVLKALSHPVRLCIVHGLIEKGSCNVSYMEKCLDVSQSGISQHLSKLKSAGIVKKERSGNEVYYKIANDDIKKLIVSIFDNCVLK from the coding sequence ATGGATATTGATATGGATAGATTTGCAAAAATTGCAGAGGTTTTAAAGGCGCTGTCGCATCCTGTAAGACTTTGTATTGTCCATGGATTGATAGAAAAAGGCAGCTGTAATGTTTCATATATGGAAAAGTGCCTAGATGTGTCCCAATCCGGCATTTCTCAGCATCTTTCAAAGCTTAAATCTGCCGGAATTGTAAAAAAAGAACGATCCGGCAATGAAGTTTATTACAAAATAGCCAATGATGATATTAAGAAACTAATTGTATCTATCTTCGATAACTGTGTTTTAAAATAA
- a CDS encoding FeoA family protein translates to MTTSLDNIPIGQTVKVKGISDGSIKRRLMDMGIVPGLEISVEGKAPLGDPIEILVRGYKLTLRKNEAQSILVEKEVE, encoded by the coding sequence ATGACTACAAGTCTAGACAATATTCCTATAGGTCAAACAGTAAAGGTTAAAGGTATTTCAGACGGAAGTATCAAGAGAAGGTTGATGGATATGGGGATAGTTCCCGGTTTGGAAATATCGGTAGAAGGCAAGGCGCCTCTGGGGGACCCTATTGAAATTTTGGTAAGGGGGTATAAACTTACACTTAGAAAGAATGAAGCACAAAGCATTTTGGTGGAAAAGGAGGTCGAGTAA
- a CDS encoding FeoC-like transcriptional regulator produces the protein MLLEALKQISKMQLYSLSQLANELKIDRSMASHIIEQLKVMGYIKEEVLNTACNGKCRQCAGCPVANGATPIKTLTITAKGSRALNL, from the coding sequence ATGCTGCTAGAAGCCTTAAAGCAAATCAGTAAAATGCAGCTTTATTCTCTTTCGCAGCTTGCAAACGAGCTTAAAATAGATAGGAGTATGGCCTCTCATATAATAGAGCAACTTAAGGTAATGGGTTATATTAAAGAAGAAGTATTGAATACAGCTTGTAATGGTAAGTGCAGACAATGTGCAGGCTGCCCGGTAGCAAACGGTGCTACCCCGATAAAGACATTAACTATTACTGCAAAAGGAAGTCGAGCTTTAAATCTTTGA
- a CDS encoding DsrE/DsrF/DrsH-like family protein: MRKILIVGGVAGGATAAARLRRLSEEDKIIIFERGEYISFANCGLPYYIGGVISDRNKLLVQTIEGMSKRFNLDIRNFSEVISIDRENKTVKVRNVKTGETYMESYDILILSPGAKPLRPNIDGIDDAANLFVLRNIPDADDIKKFIEENKPDRAVVIGGGFIGIEMAENLTEQGIKVTLVEKLNQVLAPLDFEMAQLVHRELNANGVDLILEDGVAGFRDKGKKIILESSKEIDTDMIILSIGVVPELPCLEYAPMDFASRGTVPENPLAKSCGLALGKKGHILTTKQLQTIDAQTGQVIEDIYAIGDVAQITDYVTGNETAVPLAGPANRQGRLAADHINGLDAAYPGALASSVLKVFNLTVASTGNNERQLKAKGLKYKAVHAHPANHATYYPGSSLIAMKLLFDPDSGKIYGAQAVGREGTEKRIDVIATTIKLGGTIRDLAGLELCYAPPYSSAKDPVNILGYIACNVADGVYDVVHWNEIDDIVKNGGYLLDVRTPLEFDAGHIEGAVNIELDELRNRIDEITISKDIPIYVNCQVGLRAYIAIRILKANGFKNVYNLSGGYLTYKGAKYVIKNAGNIGPYKSFEEKRPDSILTDISKSPQIVKEIDATGLQCPGPLLAVYNAIKAAQDGEQIKVIATDYGFAADIENWCSTNGHKLISLTHDNGKYIAQIQKGNKDNRCPLSAPTSTQENATIVLFSGNLDKALAAMIIAQGAAMQGKNVTVFSTFWGLNALRKDKPVKVKKNFIEKMFGFMMPRGAEKMPLSNMNMLGMGPIMIKNIMKSKNVDDINTMIKSAMDLGVKFVACTMSMDLMGIKQEELIDGVKLGGVATYISRNENAGITLFI; encoded by the coding sequence TTGAGAAAAATATTGATAGTAGGCGGCGTTGCTGGCGGTGCTACTGCTGCTGCAAGACTTAGGAGGTTAAGCGAAGAAGATAAAATAATAATTTTCGAGCGTGGTGAATATATCTCCTTTGCTAACTGCGGGCTTCCCTACTATATTGGCGGCGTTATTTCGGATAGGAATAAACTTTTAGTGCAGACAATAGAAGGAATGTCCAAACGCTTCAATCTTGATATACGCAATTTTAGTGAAGTCATTAGTATTGACAGGGAAAATAAAACTGTGAAAGTGCGAAATGTGAAAACCGGAGAAACCTATATGGAAAGCTACGACATATTAATTTTATCTCCTGGTGCAAAGCCGCTGAGGCCCAACATTGACGGCATAGATGATGCTGCGAATTTGTTTGTACTTAGAAACATCCCCGATGCAGATGATATTAAAAAATTTATAGAGGAAAACAAGCCAGATCGTGCAGTAGTTATCGGCGGTGGTTTTATCGGTATTGAAATGGCTGAAAATCTGACAGAACAAGGCATAAAGGTTACTTTAGTTGAAAAACTCAACCAGGTTTTGGCGCCCCTAGATTTTGAAATGGCACAGCTTGTCCATCGAGAGCTTAATGCAAATGGTGTTGACCTGATTTTGGAAGATGGTGTGGCCGGTTTTAGGGATAAAGGAAAAAAAATTATTCTTGAAAGTAGCAAGGAAATTGATACAGACATGATTATATTGTCAATAGGTGTTGTTCCGGAGCTTCCCTGCTTGGAATATGCTCCTATGGATTTTGCTTCAAGGGGAACTGTTCCTGAAAACCCTCTGGCCAAGTCCTGCGGCCTTGCTTTGGGAAAGAAAGGACATATATTAACTACAAAACAGCTTCAAACCATAGATGCTCAAACCGGTCAAGTCATCGAAGATATATACGCTATAGGCGATGTGGCTCAAATAACAGACTACGTTACTGGAAATGAAACAGCAGTACCTCTGGCAGGCCCTGCCAATCGTCAGGGACGCCTTGCCGCAGACCATATAAACGGTCTGGATGCAGCTTATCCCGGTGCACTGGCAAGTTCAGTCCTTAAAGTATTTAACCTGACAGTAGCTTCAACTGGAAATAATGAGCGCCAGTTAAAAGCCAAAGGATTAAAATACAAAGCTGTACATGCCCACCCTGCAAACCATGCTACTTATTACCCTGGCTCATCTCTAATCGCCATGAAACTTTTATTTGACCCAGATAGCGGCAAAATATATGGAGCACAGGCTGTTGGCAGAGAAGGCACTGAAAAGCGAATAGATGTAATTGCTACCACCATAAAACTCGGCGGCACAATCCGCGATTTAGCAGGCCTTGAACTTTGTTATGCCCCTCCTTATTCATCGGCCAAAGACCCTGTAAATATTTTAGGCTATATTGCCTGTAATGTAGCAGATGGCGTGTATGATGTGGTTCACTGGAATGAAATTGATGATATCGTAAAAAATGGCGGCTATCTTCTAGACGTAAGGACGCCCCTTGAATTTGATGCAGGACATATAGAAGGCGCTGTAAATATTGAACTTGATGAGCTGAGAAACAGGATTGATGAAATTACGATATCCAAAGATATCCCGATTTACGTTAACTGCCAGGTAGGCTTGAGGGCATATATTGCAATTAGGATATTAAAAGCCAACGGATTTAAAAATGTGTATAATCTTTCCGGCGGTTACTTAACCTATAAGGGGGCAAAATATGTCATAAAAAATGCCGGGAATATCGGACCGTATAAATCTTTTGAGGAAAAACGACCAGATAGTATCTTGACTGATATATCGAAATCACCACAAATTGTAAAGGAAATCGATGCTACGGGACTGCAATGCCCCGGCCCGCTTCTTGCCGTATATAACGCCATAAAAGCGGCCCAAGATGGTGAGCAAATCAAGGTTATTGCTACCGATTACGGTTTTGCGGCAGATATTGAAAACTGGTGCAGTACAAACGGACATAAACTTATTTCACTGACTCACGATAATGGTAAATATATTGCTCAGATACAAAAGGGCAATAAAGACAACCGCTGCCCTTTATCAGCCCCGACAAGCACCCAGGAAAATGCAACAATTGTACTATTCAGCGGTAACCTTGATAAGGCTCTTGCTGCTATGATTATTGCTCAAGGGGCGGCAATGCAGGGTAAGAATGTAACAGTATTTTCTACATTTTGGGGCCTTAATGCACTGAGAAAAGATAAGCCTGTTAAGGTTAAAAAGAACTTCATTGAAAAAATGTTCGGTTTCATGATGCCTCGTGGTGCAGAAAAGATGCCGCTTTCAAACATGAATATGCTGGGTATGGGACCTATTATGATTAAAAATATCATGAAAAGCAAAAATGTCGATGATATCAACACAATGATAAAATCCGCGATGGATTTAGGCGTAAAATTTGTCGCATGCACAATGAGCATGGACCTTATGGGCATAAAACAAGAAGAGCTCATTGACGGCGTCAAGCTCGGCGGTGTGGCCACATATATATCAAGAAACGAAAATGCAGGTATAACATTGTTTATTTAA
- a CDS encoding DUF4416 family protein has product MDPCIYASAVLPFNHTDYYTDEMGDGLKRQIFAFAKLIDPGELSDLKQWSNLLEQDWSIDGKRRVNIDIGYISLAKLVLASTKDHSHRLYLGGGIYGEVTLRFVDGNFKPWQWTYPDYASIEYRRIFEDIRKLHSKKLRIC; this is encoded by the coding sequence TTGGACCCGTGTATTTATGCTAGTGCAGTGCTGCCGTTTAATCATACAGACTATTATACTGATGAAATGGGAGATGGGCTGAAGCGCCAGATTTTTGCTTTTGCCAAGTTGATTGACCCAGGTGAGCTTTCCGATCTTAAGCAGTGGTCGAATTTGCTTGAACAAGACTGGTCAATAGATGGCAAACGCCGAGTAAACATTGATATAGGTTATATTAGCCTAGCAAAGCTAGTATTAGCCAGCACTAAAGATCACAGCCACCGCTTATACTTGGGCGGGGGAATCTATGGAGAGGTTACACTGCGTTTTGTAGATGGCAATTTTAAACCATGGCAATGGACTTACCCGGATTATGCTAGCATAGAGTACCGCAGAATCTTCGAGGATATTCGCAAGCTCCACAGCAAGAAGCTTCGCATTTGTTAA